In the Leptotrichia sp. oral taxon 847 genome, one interval contains:
- the rsmH gene encoding 16S rRNA (cytosine(1402)-N(4))-methyltransferase RsmH, with product MEYHKPVLYDEVIENIITDKDAIYVDCTLGGGGHTQGILKNSSKNSKVIAIDQDIEAIEFAKKRLENYNNFTVFQDNFKNIDTVVYLAGFEKVDRILMDIGVSSNQLDNAKRGFSYRFCAKLDMRMDKSLKLSAYDVVNTFSEKEIADIIYKYGEEPKSRKIAKNIVEYRKDKKIETTTELADIVIRSIGKSMKRHPAKRTFQAIRIFVNKELEVLTQTLDKAVKLLNDKGKLLVITFHSLEDRIVKEKFREYENPCTCPKDIPICVCGKKSLGKVITKKPIVANDKELTENKRAHSAKLRIFERRENRNE from the coding sequence ATGGAATACCATAAACCAGTGTTATATGATGAAGTCATCGAAAATATTATTACAGATAAAGATGCAATTTATGTTGATTGTACACTTGGTGGCGGTGGTCATACGCAAGGTATTCTTAAAAATTCTTCGAAAAATTCAAAGGTTATTGCAATAGATCAAGATATTGAAGCAATTGAATTTGCAAAAAAGAGACTTGAAAATTATAATAATTTTACAGTATTTCAAGATAATTTTAAAAATATAGATACAGTTGTTTATTTGGCGGGATTTGAAAAAGTTGACAGAATACTTATGGATATTGGAGTTTCTTCTAATCAGCTGGATAACGCAAAAAGGGGTTTTTCTTACAGATTTTGCGCAAAATTGGATATGAGAATGGATAAATCGCTAAAATTGAGTGCTTATGATGTTGTAAATACTTTTTCTGAAAAAGAAATTGCAGATATAATTTATAAATATGGGGAAGAGCCAAAATCCAGAAAAATTGCTAAAAATATAGTGGAATATCGTAAAGATAAAAAAATAGAAACTACAACAGAATTGGCTGACATTGTGATAAGATCGATAGGAAAAAGTATGAAAAGACATCCAGCAAAAAGGACTTTTCAAGCAATAAGAATTTTTGTAAATAAAGAACTGGAAGTCTTGACACAAACATTGGATAAAGCGGTTAAGTTATTAAATGACAAAGGGAAACTTCTGGTAATTACATTTCATTCGCTGGAAGATAGGATAGTAAAAGAAAAGTTTAGGGAATATGAAAATCCTTGTACTTGTCCAAAAGATATACCAATATGTGTGTGTGGGAAAAAAAGTTTGGGAAAAGTGATTACAAAAAAACCTATTGTGGCAAACGATAAAGAATTGACTGAAAATAAAAGAGCGCATTCAGCTAAATTAAGAATTTTTGAAAGGAGAGAAAATAGGAATGAATGA